In Salminus brasiliensis chromosome 24, fSalBra1.hap2, whole genome shotgun sequence, one genomic interval encodes:
- the LOC140547065 gene encoding histone H2B produces MPEPAKSAPKKGSKKAVTKTAGKGGKKRRKSRKESYAIYVYKVLKQVHPDTGISSKAMGIMNSFVNDIFERIAGESSRLAHYNKRSTITSREIQTAVRLLLPGELAKHAVSEGTKAVTKYTSSK; encoded by the coding sequence atgcctgagccagctaagtccgcgcccaagaagggatccaagaaagccgtgaccaagacggccgggaaaggaggcaagaagcgcagaaagtccaggaaggAGAGCTATGCTATCTACGTGtacaaggtgctgaagcaggtccaCCCTGATACCGGTATCTCCTCCAAAGCGATGGGCATCATGAACTCGTTCGTGAACGACATCTTCGAGCGCATCGCCGGTGAGTCTTCCCGTTTGGCTCATTACAACAAACGTTCTACTATCACCTCTAGGGAGATCCAGACCGCTGTGCGTCTGCTCCTTCCCGGTGAGTTGGCCAAGCACGCCGTGTCCGAGGGCACAAAGGCCGTCACCAAGTACACGAGCTCCAAGTAA